Proteins from one Nyctibius grandis isolate bNycGra1 chromosome 2, bNycGra1.pri, whole genome shotgun sequence genomic window:
- the PRCP gene encoding lysosomal Pro-X carboxypeptidase isoform X1: protein MLRLLLSLLLLGAPGALPVPRPRGSAPPAAPYLTRYLTQQIDHFGFDENLTFQQRYLVADQHWKKDNGPILFYTGNEGDITWFCNNTGFMWDVAEELNAMLVFAEHRYYGESLPFGNESFSDSKHLNYLTSEQALADFAVLIEYLKMTIAGARYSPVIAIGGSYGGMLAAWFRMKYPHVVVGALAASAPIWQFGDLVPCGTYFSIVTNDFKKSGTGCSESIRNSWNAINNLSSTDAGLQWLSSTFHLCSPLKSLQDAAILKNWLSETWVNLAMVNYPYKADFLQPLPAWPIQEVCKFLKDPSLSDKLLLQNVFQAVNLYYNYSGEASCLDMSKTATKNLGQLGWYYQACTEMVMPMCTDGVNDMFEPQKWDFDALSEECYRLWGVRPRPSWILSVYGGKNISSHSNIVFSNGGLDPWSAGGVTQNITDSLVAIMIPDGAHHLDLRSRNPLDPKSVQQARALEICYMKQWIEKARHSH from the exons ATTGATCACTTTGGATTTGATGAAAATCTTACGTTCCAGCAGCGGTATCTAGTAGCAGATCAGCACTGGAAGAAAGACAATGGACCAATACTATTTTATACAGGCAATGAAGGAGACATCACGTGGTTCTGCAACAACACG GGTTTTATGTGGGATGTGGCTGAAGAACTTAATGCCATGTTAGTATTTGCTGAACATAGATACTATGGAGAATCTTTGCCCTTTGGGAACGAGTCTTTCAGC GATTCCAAGCATCTGAATTACCTAACATCAGAACAAGCTCTGGCAGACTTCGCTGTACTGATTGAGTACTTAAAGATGACCATTGCAGGAGCCCGCTACAGTCCTGTCATAGCTATAGGAGGATCTTATGGTGGAATGCTTGCAGCCTGGTTTAGGATGAAGTACCCCCATGTGGTAGTTGG AGCTCTGGCAGCCTCTGCCCCAATCTGGCAGTTTGGTGATTTGGTTCCCTGTGGCACTTATTTCAGCATAGTGACTAATGATTTCAAAAAGAGTGGGACAGGCTGCTCAGAAAGCATCCGGAATTCTTGGAATGCCATTAACAACCTTTCCTCAACAG atGCAGGTTTGCAGTGGCTTTCCAGCACATTTCATTTGTGCAGCCCATTAAAAAGTCTTCAGGATGCTGCTATATTGAAAAACTGGCTGAGTGAAACGTGGGTGAACTTGGCTATGGTGAACTACCCCTACAAAGCTGACTTCTTACAGCCTCTGCCAGCTTGGCCTATACAG GAAGTCTGCAAGTTCTTGAAGGATCCCAGTCTCTCTGACAAATTGTTGCTGCAGAATGTTTTTCAGGCAGTAAATTTATACTACAATTATTCAGGAGAAGCCTCATGCTTAGACATGTCCAAGACTGCAACAAAGAATCTGGGCCAGTTGGGTTGGTACTATCAG GCTTGCACTGAGATGGTGATGCCCATGTGCACAGATGGTGTCAATGACATGTTCGAGCCTCAGAAATGGGACTTTGATGCACTTTCAGAAGAGTGTTACAGGCTGTGGGGAGTGAGGCCTCGCCCCTCTTGGATTCTTTCTGTGTATGGAGGGAAAAACATCAGTTCACACAGCAACATTGTCTTCAG CAATGGTGGCCTGGACCCGTGGTCTGCAGGTGGGGTCACCCAGAACATCACCGATTCCCTTGTGGCAATCATGATCCCCGATGGAGCCCATCACCTGGACCTACGCAGCCGCAACCCTCTGGACCCCAAATCTGTGCAGCAAGCTCGAGCCTTGGAAATCTGCTACATGAAGCAGTGGATTGAAAAGGCCAGGCACAGCCACTGA
- the PRCP gene encoding lysosomal Pro-X carboxypeptidase isoform X2: MEKIDHFGFDENLTFQQRYLVADQHWKKDNGPILFYTGNEGDITWFCNNTGFMWDVAEELNAMLVFAEHRYYGESLPFGNESFSDSKHLNYLTSEQALADFAVLIEYLKMTIAGARYSPVIAIGGSYGGMLAAWFRMKYPHVVVGALAASAPIWQFGDLVPCGTYFSIVTNDFKKSGTGCSESIRNSWNAINNLSSTDAGLQWLSSTFHLCSPLKSLQDAAILKNWLSETWVNLAMVNYPYKADFLQPLPAWPIQEVCKFLKDPSLSDKLLLQNVFQAVNLYYNYSGEASCLDMSKTATKNLGQLGWYYQACTEMVMPMCTDGVNDMFEPQKWDFDALSEECYRLWGVRPRPSWILSVYGGKNISSHSNIVFSNGGLDPWSAGGVTQNITDSLVAIMIPDGAHHLDLRSRNPLDPKSVQQARALEICYMKQWIEKARHSH; encoded by the exons ATGGAAAAG ATTGATCACTTTGGATTTGATGAAAATCTTACGTTCCAGCAGCGGTATCTAGTAGCAGATCAGCACTGGAAGAAAGACAATGGACCAATACTATTTTATACAGGCAATGAAGGAGACATCACGTGGTTCTGCAACAACACG GGTTTTATGTGGGATGTGGCTGAAGAACTTAATGCCATGTTAGTATTTGCTGAACATAGATACTATGGAGAATCTTTGCCCTTTGGGAACGAGTCTTTCAGC GATTCCAAGCATCTGAATTACCTAACATCAGAACAAGCTCTGGCAGACTTCGCTGTACTGATTGAGTACTTAAAGATGACCATTGCAGGAGCCCGCTACAGTCCTGTCATAGCTATAGGAGGATCTTATGGTGGAATGCTTGCAGCCTGGTTTAGGATGAAGTACCCCCATGTGGTAGTTGG AGCTCTGGCAGCCTCTGCCCCAATCTGGCAGTTTGGTGATTTGGTTCCCTGTGGCACTTATTTCAGCATAGTGACTAATGATTTCAAAAAGAGTGGGACAGGCTGCTCAGAAAGCATCCGGAATTCTTGGAATGCCATTAACAACCTTTCCTCAACAG atGCAGGTTTGCAGTGGCTTTCCAGCACATTTCATTTGTGCAGCCCATTAAAAAGTCTTCAGGATGCTGCTATATTGAAAAACTGGCTGAGTGAAACGTGGGTGAACTTGGCTATGGTGAACTACCCCTACAAAGCTGACTTCTTACAGCCTCTGCCAGCTTGGCCTATACAG GAAGTCTGCAAGTTCTTGAAGGATCCCAGTCTCTCTGACAAATTGTTGCTGCAGAATGTTTTTCAGGCAGTAAATTTATACTACAATTATTCAGGAGAAGCCTCATGCTTAGACATGTCCAAGACTGCAACAAAGAATCTGGGCCAGTTGGGTTGGTACTATCAG GCTTGCACTGAGATGGTGATGCCCATGTGCACAGATGGTGTCAATGACATGTTCGAGCCTCAGAAATGGGACTTTGATGCACTTTCAGAAGAGTGTTACAGGCTGTGGGGAGTGAGGCCTCGCCCCTCTTGGATTCTTTCTGTGTATGGAGGGAAAAACATCAGTTCACACAGCAACATTGTCTTCAG CAATGGTGGCCTGGACCCGTGGTCTGCAGGTGGGGTCACCCAGAACATCACCGATTCCCTTGTGGCAATCATGATCCCCGATGGAGCCCATCACCTGGACCTACGCAGCCGCAACCCTCTGGACCCCAAATCTGTGCAGCAAGCTCGAGCCTTGGAAATCTGCTACATGAAGCAGTGGATTGAAAAGGCCAGGCACAGCCACTGA
- the PRCP gene encoding lysosomal Pro-X carboxypeptidase isoform X3: MWDVAEELNAMLVFAEHRYYGESLPFGNESFSDSKHLNYLTSEQALADFAVLIEYLKMTIAGARYSPVIAIGGSYGGMLAAWFRMKYPHVVVGALAASAPIWQFGDLVPCGTYFSIVTNDFKKSGTGCSESIRNSWNAINNLSSTDAGLQWLSSTFHLCSPLKSLQDAAILKNWLSETWVNLAMVNYPYKADFLQPLPAWPIQEVCKFLKDPSLSDKLLLQNVFQAVNLYYNYSGEASCLDMSKTATKNLGQLGWYYQACTEMVMPMCTDGVNDMFEPQKWDFDALSEECYRLWGVRPRPSWILSVYGGKNISSHSNIVFSNGGLDPWSAGGVTQNITDSLVAIMIPDGAHHLDLRSRNPLDPKSVQQARALEICYMKQWIEKARHSH, from the exons ATGTGGGATGTGGCTGAAGAACTTAATGCCATGTTAGTATTTGCTGAACATAGATACTATGGAGAATCTTTGCCCTTTGGGAACGAGTCTTTCAGC GATTCCAAGCATCTGAATTACCTAACATCAGAACAAGCTCTGGCAGACTTCGCTGTACTGATTGAGTACTTAAAGATGACCATTGCAGGAGCCCGCTACAGTCCTGTCATAGCTATAGGAGGATCTTATGGTGGAATGCTTGCAGCCTGGTTTAGGATGAAGTACCCCCATGTGGTAGTTGG AGCTCTGGCAGCCTCTGCCCCAATCTGGCAGTTTGGTGATTTGGTTCCCTGTGGCACTTATTTCAGCATAGTGACTAATGATTTCAAAAAGAGTGGGACAGGCTGCTCAGAAAGCATCCGGAATTCTTGGAATGCCATTAACAACCTTTCCTCAACAG atGCAGGTTTGCAGTGGCTTTCCAGCACATTTCATTTGTGCAGCCCATTAAAAAGTCTTCAGGATGCTGCTATATTGAAAAACTGGCTGAGTGAAACGTGGGTGAACTTGGCTATGGTGAACTACCCCTACAAAGCTGACTTCTTACAGCCTCTGCCAGCTTGGCCTATACAG GAAGTCTGCAAGTTCTTGAAGGATCCCAGTCTCTCTGACAAATTGTTGCTGCAGAATGTTTTTCAGGCAGTAAATTTATACTACAATTATTCAGGAGAAGCCTCATGCTTAGACATGTCCAAGACTGCAACAAAGAATCTGGGCCAGTTGGGTTGGTACTATCAG GCTTGCACTGAGATGGTGATGCCCATGTGCACAGATGGTGTCAATGACATGTTCGAGCCTCAGAAATGGGACTTTGATGCACTTTCAGAAGAGTGTTACAGGCTGTGGGGAGTGAGGCCTCGCCCCTCTTGGATTCTTTCTGTGTATGGAGGGAAAAACATCAGTTCACACAGCAACATTGTCTTCAG CAATGGTGGCCTGGACCCGTGGTCTGCAGGTGGGGTCACCCAGAACATCACCGATTCCCTTGTGGCAATCATGATCCCCGATGGAGCCCATCACCTGGACCTACGCAGCCGCAACCCTCTGGACCCCAAATCTGTGCAGCAAGCTCGAGCCTTGGAAATCTGCTACATGAAGCAGTGGATTGAAAAGGCCAGGCACAGCCACTGA